In a single window of the Trichoderma breve strain T069 chromosome 6, whole genome shotgun sequence genome:
- a CDS encoding glutamate/Leucine/Phenylalanine/Valine dehydrogenase domain-containing protein — translation MSNLPSEPEFEQAYKELASTLEDSSLFKEHPEYRTALQVAAIPERVIQFRVTWGDDKGQLRVNRGYRVQFNSALGPYKGGLRFHPTVNLSILKFLGFEQIFKNALTGLSMGGGKGGADFDPKGKSDNEIRRFCQAFMRELSRHIGADTDVPAGDIGVSGREIGYMFGAYRQARNKFEGVLTGKGLSWAGSLIRPEATGYGLVYYVEHMLQHAGKGSLAGKRVAISGSGNVAQYAALKCIELGATVVSLSDSNGALVAPDSGSFTPEHINEIAALKAQRRPLTDFQYGDKFKYYHGARPWIHVGKVDIALPSATQNEINKAEAEALVAGGVLVVAEGSNMGCTQEAIDLFEAQRKDKGQAAVWYAPGKAANCGGVAVSGLEMAQNSQRLTWTEKEVDDKLKDIMKNAFLAGLETAQKYVPAKEGELPSLVAGSNIAGFVKVAEAMHDQGDWWA, via the exons ATGTCTAACCTTCCTTCCGAGCCCGAATTCGAGCAGGCCTACAAGG AGCTGGCCAGCACCCTCGAAGACAGCAGCCTCTTCAAGGAACACCCCGAATACCGCACCGCTCTGCAGGTCGCCGCCATTCCCGAGCGAGTTATCCAGTTCCGCGTCACCTGGGGGGACGACAAGGGCCAGCTCCGCGTCAACCGAGGATACCGTGTGCAGTTCAACTCTGCCCTCGGCCCATACAAGGGCGGTCTTCGATTTCACCCTACCGTCAACCTGTCCAT TCTCAAGTTTCTTGGATTTGAGCAGATCTTCAAGAATGCTCTGACCGGCC TCTCCATGGGTGGTGGCAAAGGTGGTGCCGATTTCGACCCCAAGGGCAAGTCCGACAACGAGATTCGCCGTTTCTGCCAGGCCTTTATGCGCGAGCTGTCTCGACACATTGGCGCCGATACCGACGTTCCCGCTGGCGATATCGGTGTCTCTGGCCGCGAGATTGGATACATGTTTGGAGCCTACCGCCAGGCGAGAAACAAGTTTGAGGGTGTCCTGACCGGAAAGGGCCTGAGCTGGGCTGGCAGTTTGATTCGACCTG AGGCTACCGGCTACGGCCTCGTCTACTACGTCGAGCACATGCTCCAGCACGCCGGCAAGGGCTCTCTCGCCGGCAAGCGTGTCGCCATCTCCGGTTCCGGCAACGTCGCCCAGTACGCAGCCCTCAAGTGCATCGAGCTCGGCGCCACCGTCGTCTCGCTGTCAGACTCCAACGGCGCGCTCGTCGCCCCCGACAGCGGATCCTTCACGCCGGAGCACATCAACGAGATCGCCGCTCTCAAGGCCCAGCGACGACCCCTGACGGACTTCCAGTACGGCGACAAGTTCAAGTACTACCACGGCGCCAGACCTTGGATCCACGTTGGCAAAGTGGACATTGCGCTGCCCTCGGCGACTCAGAACGAGATCAacaaggctgaggctgaggcccTCGTCGCTGGCGGCGTCTTGGTTGTCGCTGAGGGATCCAACATGGGTTGCACCCAGGAGGCCATCGACTTGTTCGAGGCCCAGAGGAAGGACAAGGGCCAGGCTGCCGTTTGGTATGCTCCCGGAAAGGCCGCCAACTGCGGTGGTGTCGCCGTGTctgggctggagatggcgcaGAACAGCCAGCGCCTTACCTGGACTGAGAAGGAGGTTgatgacaagctcaaggacaTCATGAAGAACGCCTTCCTCGCCGGTCTC